Proteins from one Azospirillum ramasamyi genomic window:
- a CDS encoding ATP-binding protein: MSTLVQPSLPDGGQEGNGQEGSARGRRGPRRFGIRARLFLAFVAVAVLSVAACALGWLSYDRLGGTLDEFAESHLPALGLAAKLAEEGGAIIATAPILAGSRTEDEMDAIRDTLGRRLSALRTLTDAIEGGVPGLRPVVDALGRNLAELDGTVRQRLTLARRNQEAIERLRWLHADFLDEIEPLVADARFNIQSALYSVESGKASAEQVRILREENRRSEAVLQIGANGNLAVGLIARAAMLATPEMLDDNAGFLDETADRLQRDLLALSNWPDGVSLGQVVAQLLGLARGAEGGVPALRREELETAARGQVLLAENRDIVARLNGLIARQVQAVEHDSRAAAARSAQAVAFGRTALLASAVVSLLVAVLVAWLYVNRNLISRLTRLGDAARAIAAGDLKADIPLGGRDELSDMAAALLVFRDTAIAVEEANAQAIIDNAQAGLAITDAQGMIEFVNPLAAALIAPLDGGGDGKGAAARLADRLDADGARRVEAFFAQVSAGAEGIAPTLSILATGRRPDGGTVPVQVGVRPFRRRRQQRFIVTLTDMTERLEAQHLLERTVRERTTDLQATNDRLERAIAEHQRTERELREAQAELVQAGKLAALGQLAAGVGHELNQPLAAIRSYAHNGRKLIGLGRVEEAGANLGKIADLTARMANITNHLKRFARRPDARLGAVELEPVIQGALSLFGNRLREEEVAVDLQLAEAGAPLRVRAEEVRLEQVLVNLLSNALDAVAGAPVRRILIRAEAVEKGEGGEGEAVRIEVRDSGPGIAADPVEQIFDPFFTTKPVGLGLGLGLSISYNIVRDFGGVLSVAESGPGGTAFALTLTRLP; encoded by the coding sequence ATGAGCACCCTGGTGCAGCCGTCCCTGCCCGACGGTGGGCAGGAGGGCAATGGGCAGGAGGGCAGTGCGCGGGGCAGGCGGGGTCCGCGGCGCTTCGGCATCCGCGCCCGTCTGTTCCTGGCCTTCGTCGCGGTGGCCGTTCTGTCGGTGGCGGCCTGCGCGCTCGGCTGGCTGTCCTACGACCGGCTGGGCGGCACGCTGGACGAGTTCGCGGAAAGCCACCTGCCGGCCCTGGGGCTCGCCGCCAAGCTGGCCGAGGAGGGGGGCGCCATCATCGCCACCGCTCCCATCCTGGCCGGCAGCCGCACCGAGGACGAGATGGACGCCATCCGCGACACGCTGGGCCGCCGGCTGTCCGCGCTGCGGACGCTGACCGACGCCATCGAAGGCGGCGTTCCCGGTCTGCGCCCGGTGGTCGACGCGCTCGGCCGCAATCTGGCGGAACTGGACGGCACGGTGCGCCAGCGGCTGACGCTCGCGCGCCGCAACCAGGAGGCCATCGAGCGGCTGCGCTGGCTCCACGCCGATTTCCTTGACGAGATCGAGCCGCTGGTGGCCGACGCCCGCTTCAACATCCAAAGCGCGCTGTATTCGGTGGAGAGTGGGAAAGCCTCCGCCGAGCAGGTCCGCATCCTGCGGGAGGAGAACCGGCGGAGCGAGGCGGTGCTGCAGATCGGCGCCAACGGCAACCTCGCGGTCGGGCTGATCGCGAGGGCGGCGATGCTCGCCACGCCCGAGATGCTGGACGACAACGCCGGCTTCCTCGACGAGACCGCCGATCGGTTGCAGCGCGATCTCCTGGCGCTGTCCAACTGGCCGGACGGGGTGTCGCTCGGGCAGGTGGTGGCCCAGCTACTCGGGCTCGCGCGCGGGGCCGAGGGCGGCGTGCCGGCGCTGCGCCGGGAGGAGCTGGAGACCGCCGCGCGCGGACAGGTCCTGCTGGCCGAGAACCGCGACATCGTGGCCCGGCTGAACGGGCTGATCGCCCGGCAAGTCCAGGCGGTCGAGCATGATTCCCGCGCCGCCGCCGCGCGCTCCGCCCAGGCGGTGGCGTTCGGCCGCACCGCCCTGCTGGCGAGCGCCGTGGTCAGCCTGCTGGTGGCGGTGCTGGTGGCGTGGCTCTACGTCAACCGCAACCTGATCTCCCGCCTGACCCGATTGGGCGACGCGGCCCGCGCCATCGCCGCCGGAGACCTGAAGGCCGACATCCCGCTTGGCGGTCGTGACGAATTGTCGGACATGGCGGCGGCGCTGCTGGTCTTCCGCGACACCGCCATCGCGGTCGAGGAGGCGAACGCCCAGGCGATCATCGACAACGCCCAAGCCGGGCTGGCGATTACCGACGCCCAGGGCATGATAGAGTTCGTCAACCCGCTGGCCGCCGCGCTGATCGCACCGCTCGACGGGGGCGGCGATGGGAAGGGCGCCGCGGCACGCCTCGCCGACCGTCTGGACGCCGACGGCGCCCGCCGCGTCGAGGCGTTCTTCGCCCAGGTTTCCGCCGGAGCCGAGGGCATCGCGCCCACCCTGTCCATCCTGGCCACCGGGCGGCGGCCCGATGGCGGGACGGTGCCGGTGCAGGTCGGCGTCCGCCCCTTCCGGCGGCGCCGGCAGCAGCGCTTCATCGTCACCCTGACCGACATGACCGAACGGCTGGAGGCGCAGCATCTGCTGGAGCGCACGGTGCGGGAGCGCACCACCGACCTGCAGGCCACCAACGACCGGCTGGAGCGGGCCATCGCCGAACACCAGCGCACCGAGCGCGAACTGCGCGAGGCGCAGGCGGAACTGGTGCAGGCCGGAAAGCTGGCGGCGCTCGGCCAGCTCGCCGCCGGTGTCGGGCACGAGCTGAACCAGCCGCTCGCCGCCATCCGCTCCTATGCCCATAACGGCCGCAAGCTGATCGGGCTGGGCCGGGTGGAGGAGGCGGGGGCCAATCTTGGCAAGATCGCCGACCTGACGGCCCGCATGGCAAACATCACAAACCACCTGAAGCGTTTCGCCCGGCGCCCGGACGCCCGCCTGGGCGCAGTGGAGCTGGAGCCGGTGATCCAGGGCGCCCTGTCCCTGTTCGGCAACCGCCTGCGCGAGGAGGAGGTCGCGGTCGATCTGCAACTGGCGGAAGCCGGTGCTCCGCTGCGGGTGCGCGCCGAGGAGGTGCGGCTGGAGCAGGTGCTGGTCAACCTGCTGAGCAACGCGCTGGACGCCGTGGCCGGCGCTCCGGTCCGCCGCATCCTCATCCGCGCCGAGGCTGTGGAGAAGGGGGAGGGAGGGGAGGGCGAGGCCGTCCGCATCGAGGTGCGCGACAGCGGCCCCGGCATCGCCGCCGATCCGGTCGAGCAGATCTTCGATCCCTTCTTCACCACCAAGCCGGTGGGGCTGGGGCTGGGGCTCGGCCTGTCGATCTCGTACAACATCGTCCGCGACTTCGGCGGCGTGCTGTCGGTGGCCGAGAGCGGCCCCGGCGGGACCGCCTTCGCCCTCACCCTGACCCGCCTCCCCTGA